One segment of Syngnathus scovelli strain Florida chromosome 6, RoL_Ssco_1.2, whole genome shotgun sequence DNA contains the following:
- the pdhx gene encoding pyruvate dehydrogenase protein X component, mitochondrial, whose translation MAASLRLGRQGILLGLKVSNLNNFLWSTQSAQEHARHFFQSPWVFGVAPLNVQMPALSPTMEEGNIVKWLKKEGEAVAAGDALCEIETDKAVVTMESNDDGVLAKILIEEGSRNVRLGTPIALMVEEGQDWMQVEIPPPSAPPPAIHEAVSTIAPPLPSSPPKAVPAGSLRLSPAARHILDTHGVDPKLVTPTGPRGLITKEDALNILKTSPEPKTTPVTAPPSLSSAKIASAIPPPSGSRPNIPPLSVPGKPGAPGTFTEVPASNVRRVIAQRLTQSKTTIPHSYASVDCDMAAVMKLRKDLAKDQIKVSVNDFIIKAAAVTLKELPDVNVTWSDNGPRPLDSIHISIAVATDKGLITPIIRDAANKGVQEISTNAKALAQKARDGKLLPEEYQGGSFSISNLGMFGITGFSAVINPPQACILAIGTSRAELRLCEDNHTVRTQQLMSVTLSSDGRLVDDELASRFLERFRANLEEPQRMALA comes from the exons ATGGCGGCCTCCTTGCGTCTGGGTCGTCAAGGAATCTTACTTGGCCTTAAAGTATCTAATCTTAACAATTTTTTGTGGAGCACGCAGTCAGCACAGGAGCATGCCAGACATTTCTTTCAGTCTCCATGGGTCTTTG GTGTTGCTCCTCTCAATGTACAAATGCCAGCTCTCTCACCAACCATGGAAGAGGGAAACATTGTCAAATGGCTAAAGAAAGAAG GTGAGGCGGTGGCAGCAGGCGATGCCCTTTGTGAAATTGAGACTGATAAAGCTGTCGTTACTATGGAATCTAATGATGACGGTGTCTTGGCAAAGATCCTG ATCGAGGAAGGAAGTCGCAATGTGCGCCTGGGAACTCCTATTGCTCTTATGGTGGAGGAGGGACAGGACTGGATGCAGGTTGAGATTCCCCCTCCATCTGCACCTCCACCTGCTATACATGAAGCTGTGTCCACCATTGCTCCCCCTTTGCCATCTTCTCCACCAAAAGCAGTCCCAGCAGGATC GTTACGACTAAGCCCAGCAGCAAGACACATCCTGGACACTCATGGTGTTGATCCAAAACTGGTCACACCTACTGGACCAAGAGGATTAATCACTAAGGA AGATGCATTAAACATTTTGAAGACGTCTCCCGAGCCAAAAACAACACCCGTGACTGCTCCACCTTCTCTGAGTTCTGCCAAAATCGCATCAGCTATTCCACCACCATCAGGCAGCAGACCCAACATACCTCCTCTTTCTGTACCAGGAAAGCCAGGCGCACCG GGCACTTTCACAGAGGTTCCAGCCTCAAACGTCCGCCGTGTGATTGCTCAAAGGCTAACACAGTCCAAAACCACCATCCCCCATTCTTACGCCTCTGTTGACTGTGACATGGCTGCAGTAATGAAGCTTCGTAAAGACTTAGCCaaag ATCAGATCAAAGTTTCTGTTAATGATTTCATCATTAAGGCAGCTGCTGTTACACTTAAA GAGCTACCAGATGTGAACGTGACATGGTCAGATAACGGACCACGGCCTCTTGACTCTATTCACATTTCAATTGCTGTTGCCACTGACAAAGGACTCATTACCCCTATCATCAGAGATGCTGCAAACAAAGGAGTTCAGGAGATTTCTACTAATGCAAAG GCACTGGCCCAGAAGGCTCGAGACGGAAAATTGTTACCTGAAGAGTACCAGGGAGGCTCATTCAG TATTTCCAACCTGGGGATGTTTGGCATTACTGGCTTCAGCGCTGTGATCAACCCTCCACAGGCTTGCATCCTGGCCATCGGAACCTCCAGGGCTGAATTAAGATTGTGTGAGGACAACCATACTGTGCGTACCCAACAACTGATGAGCGTCACGTTGTCAAGTGACGGGCGGCTTGTTGATGACGAACTTGCATCCCGATTTCTTGAAAGATTCCGTGCCAACCTAGAGGAACCGCAGCGCATGGCTTTAGCCTGA
- the ehf gene encoding ETS homologous factor isoform X2, whose amino-acid sequence MSITSNTTLDSHLTSNHWASINYYPGGTSGYTSSNSWLRDSQPQFWSKYQVWEWLHHVMDINQIDASNIPFQNFDMDGHQLCNLTYQDFLHVAGSLGPILFQSISDLKWAVDSSCPFSEDSYPQTDVYDSSIQPHVPAVSLIPSSPDPRGSHLWEFIRDILLHPDRNPGLIKWEDRAEGVFRFLKSEEVAQLWGKKKNNSSMTYEKLSRAMRYYYKREILERVDGRRLVYKFGRNARGWKESEK is encoded by the exons ATGAGCATCACTTCAAACACCACTCTCGACAGTCACCTAACAAGTAACCACTGGGCTTCCATCAACTACTATCCTGGTG GGACGTCTGGGTACACCAGTAGTAACTCATGGCTTCGTGATTCCCAGCCACAATTCTGGAGTAAATATCAAGTGTGGGAGTGGCTGCACCATGTCATGGACATAAACCAGATTGATGCCTCCAACATCCCCTTCCAAAACTTTGATATGGATGGCCACCAGCTCTGTAACCTGACCTATCAGGATTTTCTCCACGTTGCAGGAAGTCTTGGGCCCATTCTTTTCCAAAGCATATCAGATCTCAAGTGGGCCG TTGACAGTTCCTGTCCCTTTTCAGAAGACAGCTATCCACAAACAG ATGTCTATGACTCATCAATCCAACCTCATGTACCGGCTGTCTCACTTATCCCTTCCAGCCCTG ATCCAAGGGGGTCCCATTTGTGGGAATTTATCAGAGACATTCTACTGCATCCTGACCGCAATCCAGGACTGATCAAATGGGAGGATCGGGCAGAAGGGGTTTTTCGTTTTCTTAAATCAGAGGAAGTGGCACAGTTGTGGggcaagaagaaaaacaacagcagCATGACCTATGAGAAACTGAGTCGGGCAATGAG ATATTACTACAAAAGGGAAATCCTAGAACGAGTAGACGGGCGCAGACTGGTGTACAAATTTGGTAGGAACGCAAGAGGATGGAAGGAGTCTGAGAAATAA
- the ehf gene encoding ETS homologous factor isoform X1, with amino-acid sequence MSITSNTTLDSHLTSNHWASINYYPGGTSGYTSSNSWLRDSQPQFWSKYQVWEWLHHVMDINQIDASNIPFQNFDMDGHQLCNLTYQDFLHVAGSLGPILFQSISDLKWAVDSSCPFSEDSYPQTDVYDSSIQPHVPAVSLIPSSPEMKMPYSHQHQAKKHNPRGSHLWEFIRDILLHPDRNPGLIKWEDRAEGVFRFLKSEEVAQLWGKKKNNSSMTYEKLSRAMRYYYKREILERVDGRRLVYKFGRNARGWKESEK; translated from the exons ATGAGCATCACTTCAAACACCACTCTCGACAGTCACCTAACAAGTAACCACTGGGCTTCCATCAACTACTATCCTGGTG GGACGTCTGGGTACACCAGTAGTAACTCATGGCTTCGTGATTCCCAGCCACAATTCTGGAGTAAATATCAAGTGTGGGAGTGGCTGCACCATGTCATGGACATAAACCAGATTGATGCCTCCAACATCCCCTTCCAAAACTTTGATATGGATGGCCACCAGCTCTGTAACCTGACCTATCAGGATTTTCTCCACGTTGCAGGAAGTCTTGGGCCCATTCTTTTCCAAAGCATATCAGATCTCAAGTGGGCCG TTGACAGTTCCTGTCCCTTTTCAGAAGACAGCTATCCACAAACAG ATGTCTATGACTCATCAATCCAACCTCATGTACCGGCTGTCTCACTTATCCCTTCCAGCCCTG aaatgaaaatgCCCTACAGTCATCAACATCAGGCCAAAAAACACA ATCCAAGGGGGTCCCATTTGTGGGAATTTATCAGAGACATTCTACTGCATCCTGACCGCAATCCAGGACTGATCAAATGGGAGGATCGGGCAGAAGGGGTTTTTCGTTTTCTTAAATCAGAGGAAGTGGCACAGTTGTGGggcaagaagaaaaacaacagcagCATGACCTATGAGAAACTGAGTCGGGCAATGAG ATATTACTACAAAAGGGAAATCCTAGAACGAGTAGACGGGCGCAGACTGGTGTACAAATTTGGTAGGAACGCAAGAGGATGGAAGGAGTCTGAGAAATAA